A genomic segment from Microtus ochrogaster isolate Prairie Vole_2 unplaced genomic scaffold, MicOch1.0 UNK8, whole genome shotgun sequence encodes:
- the Ppil3 gene encoding peptidyl-prolyl cis-trans isomerase-like 3, whose translation MSVTLHTDVGDIKIEVFCERTPKTCENFLALCASNYYNGCVFHRNIKGFMVQTGDPTGTGRGGSSIWGRKFEDEYSEYLKHNVRGVVSMANNGPNTNGSQFFITYGKQPHLDMKYTVFGKVIDGLETLDELEKLPVNEKTYRPLNDVHIKDITIHANPFAQ comes from the exons atg TCTGTGACGTTGCATACAGATGTGGGAGATATCAAAATAGAAGTCTTCTGTGAGAGGACCCCCAAGACGTGTGAG aaTTTCTTGGCTCTTTGTGCCAGTAATTACTACAACGGCTGTGTGTTTCATAGGAACATCAAGGGTTTCATGGTTCAGACAGGAGACCCAACAG GCACCGGACGGGGAGGCAGCAGTATCTGGGGCAGGAAGTTTGAGGACGAGTACAGCGAGTATCTGAAG CACAATGTTAGAGGTGTTGTATCTATGGCTAATAATGGCCCAAATACCAACGGATCTCAGTTCTTCATCACCTACGGCAAGCAGCCGCATCTGGACATGAAGTACACAGTGTTTGGAAA GGTCATAGATGGTCTGGAGACTTTGGATGAACTGGAGAAGTTACCAGTGAACGAGAAGACGTACAGACCTCTCAATGATGTGCACATCAAGGACATAACTATCCATGCCAACCCATTTGCTCAGTAG
- the Nif3l1 gene encoding NIF3-like protein 1, which yields MLPSALRLPTGIRLAPSWVCGSSRSFMDLKSLLSSLNDFASLSFAESWDNVGLLVEPSPPHTVRTLFLTNDLTEAVMDEALQKKADLILSYHPPIFRAMKCVTWKTWKERLVIRALENRVAIYSPHTAYDAAPQGVNTWLAKGLGACSTRPIHPSKALTCPTEGAHRLEFNVSHTQDLDKVMSAVKGIGDVSVTSFPARRDGEEETRISLNCTQKSLMQVLAFLSQNQQLYQKTEILSLEKPLLLDTGMGRLCTLDEAVSLATMIERIKGHLKLSHVRLALGVGKTLESLVKVVALCAGSGGSVLQGVEADLYLTGEMSHHDVLDAASKGINIILCEHSNTERGFLSDLQEMLGAHLENKINIILSETDRDPLCVV from the exons ATGCTGCCGTCTGCACTCCGGCTCCCTACCGGCATCCGGCTCGCCCCGTCCTGGGTCTGCGGTTCTTCTCGTTCCTTCATGGATCTGAagtccctcctttcctctttaaaTGACTTTGCGTCCCTCTCCTTTGCCGAGAGTTGGGACAACGTGGGGTTGCTGGTGGAACCGAGCCCGCCCCACACCGTCCGTACACTCTTCCTGACCAATGACTTGACCGAGGCGGTCATGGACGAGGCTCTCCAAAAGAAGGCAGATCTCATTCTCTCCTACCACCCACCGATCTTCCGCGCCATGAAGTGCGTAACTTGGAAAACCTGGAAGGAGCGCCTGGTTATCCGGGCCCTGGAGAACAGGGTCGCCATCTACTCTCCCCACACGGCCTATGATGCTGCACCCCAGGGAGTCAACACCTGGCTGGCCAAAGGGCTCG GAGCTTGCAGCACAAGGCCCATCCACCCTTCCAAAGCTCTCACCTGCCCCACAGAGGGAGCACACCGACTAGAATTCAATGTGAGCCACACCCAAGATCTGGACAAAGTCATGTCTGCGGTGAAGGGAATTGGAGACGTCTCTGTGACTTCTTTTCCCGCTAG GCGAGATGGTGAGGAAGAGACACGGATCAGCCTGAACTGTACTCAGAAATCCCTGATGCAGGTGCTCGCCTTTCTCTCCCAGAACCAACAACTTTATCAGAAAACGGAAATTCTGTCCCTGGAGAAG cctctgcttctggataCTGGAATGGGACGGCTGTGCACACTGGATGAAGCCGTCTCCCTGGCAACAATGATAGAGCGGATCAAAGGACACCTAAAGTTATCTCATGTTCGCTTAGCTCTCGGAGTAGGGAAGACCTTAG AGTCCCTAGTCAAAGTTGTGGCCCTGTGCGCTGGTTCTGGGGGCAGCGTTCTACAGGGAGTGGAGGCTGATCTTTACCTCACAG GTGAAATGTCTCACCATGATGTCCTGGATGCGGCTTCCAAAGGAATAAATATCATTCTCTGTGAACACAGCAACACTGAACGAGGCTTCCTTTCCGATCTGCAGGAAATGCTGGGTGCTCATTTGGAGAATAAGATTAATATCATCCTGTCCGAGACAGACAGGGACCCTCTTTGCGTGGTTTAG